Proteins from a genomic interval of Sporolactobacillus sp. Y61:
- a CDS encoding DUF5105 domain-containing protein, protein MKRNWRLIAIKNRVSLLIFSLVLVLFVAGCGKDENGKGSSDVASVKVKNGLYITHEGQENTKESALLALNLTVTNHMGETLELYPGDFTLFDSDETKVPAEETIYDDSGKFKVMDSADLPDGKSASGYIAFRIDKSKSYELHYQPSVFDPDKKAEPVIVKISGKDYKDQQKDILDAASAYLNVVFFGKQETNYAKLVANDAKKEEEQIRDLFTENADFGEDISPSETEAAWQAFKKTNGEKGKIDLNVQTAFAETAEVEVTPTVLNFNDMYDAVQDLRDQFIDDNRGKYPDYNTAQKAWNKYLIKHIADVFNNSDVKESDESYPIKLIKDGTRWRIDSEKRTENYEFESLSEVMTGGY, encoded by the coding sequence ATGAAACGGAATTGGAGGTTGATCGCCATTAAGAACAGAGTCAGCTTATTGATTTTCAGTCTTGTCCTCGTACTCTTTGTCGCCGGATGCGGTAAGGATGAAAATGGAAAGGGAAGCTCCGATGTTGCGTCCGTCAAAGTTAAAAACGGACTGTATATCACACATGAAGGCCAGGAAAACACAAAAGAAAGTGCCCTTCTTGCACTCAATCTCACCGTCACCAACCACATGGGCGAAACACTGGAACTTTACCCCGGGGATTTTACACTGTTTGATTCCGATGAGACGAAAGTACCGGCTGAGGAGACGATTTATGACGATTCAGGCAAATTCAAAGTGATGGACAGCGCCGATCTTCCAGACGGGAAGTCCGCCTCGGGATACATTGCATTCAGAATTGATAAAAGCAAGTCCTATGAACTGCACTATCAGCCCTCTGTTTTCGATCCGGATAAAAAAGCCGAACCTGTTATTGTCAAAATCAGCGGCAAGGATTATAAAGATCAGCAAAAGGATATCCTCGATGCCGCCAGTGCCTACCTGAATGTCGTTTTCTTCGGAAAACAGGAGACAAACTACGCAAAGCTTGTCGCAAATGATGCGAAAAAAGAGGAGGAACAGATCAGGGACCTGTTTACGGAAAATGCAGATTTTGGTGAAGACATCTCACCATCAGAAACAGAGGCAGCCTGGCAGGCGTTTAAAAAAACAAACGGTGAAAAAGGGAAAATTGACTTGAATGTGCAGACGGCTTTCGCCGAAACGGCTGAGGTCGAAGTGACACCCACCGTGCTGAATTTTAATGATATGTACGATGCGGTTCAGGATCTCCGGGATCAGTTTATCGATGACAACCGGGGGAAATACCCGGATTATAATACGGCCCAAAAGGCATGGAATAAGTATCTGATCAAACATATCGCCGATGTTTTCAATAACTCCGATGTGAAAGAATCAGACGAAAGCTACCCGATCAAACTGATTAAGGATGGAACCAGGTGGCGTATAGATTCCGAAAAACGAACGGAAAACTACGAATTCGAATCTCTCTCTGAAGTGATGACAGGGGGGTATTAA
- a CDS encoding immunoglobulin-like domain-containing protein, which translates to MFRRKIRWLVFVSLSLNLVAGCNSDFSRGSDTREMPLAKSRFSEDQMNKNPNIIMKTGRSTYPVHTERITVTLVNRTGKTLSYGLSYQIEKYQEGTWFQIPFRDDVAFIEIARLLKPGQMAEEDISLSEKTLKYPLTRESTG; encoded by the coding sequence ATGTTCAGAAGAAAAATACGGTGGCTTGTATTTGTATCGTTGTCACTGAATCTTGTAGCCGGCTGCAACTCTGATTTCAGTCGGGGTTCAGACACCCGTGAGATGCCGCTTGCAAAATCGAGATTTTCTGAGGATCAGATGAATAAGAATCCGAATATCATCATGAAAACGGGGAGAAGCACCTATCCTGTCCATACAGAGAGGATTACCGTGACCCTTGTAAACCGAACCGGAAAGACGCTCAGTTACGGTCTGAGTTATCAGATCGAAAAATATCAGGAGGGGACGTGGTTTCAGATCCCTTTCCGTGACGATGTGGCATTTATAGAGATAGCCAGGCTACTGAAACCGGGTCAAATGGCAGAGGAAGACATCAGCCTTTCAGAAAAAACCCTCAAATATCCGCTGACACGGGAAAGTACCGGGTGA
- a CDS encoding TrkA family potassium uptake protein, with protein sequence MKIIIAGCGRLGSGLALELSRQGENVTVISSNAELFKPLAKDFSGKTIEGVEYDKDTLEKAGIQRTDSLISCTRSDEVNALVARIARNHYRVPKVIAQLNDSRKKEIFNSLGIQVITTVQWGIARTKELLTFNRVERVMSIGNTPVEIIRVVIPALLSGHTIREAFPVNEAGLVAVNRGNHSFIPAPDTKLQNRDIVYLSVLADSMDEISRILDL encoded by the coding sequence ATGAAGATCATCATTGCCGGATGCGGCCGGCTTGGTTCCGGACTGGCACTTGAATTATCCCGTCAGGGGGAGAATGTCACTGTAATCAGCTCAAACGCTGAGCTGTTCAAACCACTGGCAAAAGATTTTTCCGGAAAAACGATTGAAGGGGTGGAATATGATAAAGACACACTGGAGAAGGCCGGAATTCAGCGTACCGACAGCCTGATTTCCTGTACCAGAAGCGATGAAGTCAATGCCCTGGTCGCCAGAATTGCCCGTAATCACTACCGGGTGCCCAAAGTGATTGCACAGCTGAACGACAGCCGGAAGAAGGAGATCTTTAATTCTTTAGGGATCCAGGTGATTACAACGGTTCAGTGGGGGATTGCCCGGACCAAAGAACTGCTCACCTTTAATCGTGTGGAACGTGTCATGAGCATCGGCAATACCCCTGTAGAAATCATCCGCGTCGTGATCCCCGCGCTGCTTTCGGGTCACACCATCAGAGAAGCCTTTCCTGTGAATGAAGCAGGACTCGTCGCCGTTAACCGGGGAAATCATTCCTTTATTCCTGCTCCTGACACAAAATTACAAAATCGGGATATTGTCTATCTATCCGTGTTAGCTGATTCGATGGATGAAATCAGCCGCATTCTGGATCTATAA
- the tlp gene encoding small acid-soluble spore protein Tlp has protein sequence MSMAKPDDRSDNMEKIEKNIGHTLKNMDEADDYLKAHGSQMSEAEKRQIMEKNERREQSIEGLREEIRDEAAYSKTGK, from the coding sequence ATATCAATGGCAAAACCGGATGATCGTTCGGATAATATGGAAAAGATCGAAAAAAACATCGGCCATACATTGAAAAACATGGATGAAGCGGATGATTACCTGAAGGCGCACGGCTCACAGATGAGTGAAGCAGAAAAGCGGCAGATCATGGAGAAAAATGAACGCCGCGAACAAAGTATCGAAGGTTTACGTGAAGAAATCAGGGATGAAGCTGCCTACAGCAAGACAGGCAAATAA
- a CDS encoding TetR/AcrR family transcriptional regulator, with the protein MDESKEKAILMAAVHEFAVKGFDQASTNQMARSAGVSKGLIFHYFESKEKLFEASVDYALKFTLKELDYENWHLTKHVIADIKQICETEFRFYKTYPDIYRFILSALIRPPKTLSEKMKKLFRELMDTTPAFVEQTIDRLDLKEGVDREVLKAVLVSHYEYYAKETLGYFKTHPGATFEEIMPYVDKLLAMLTMSLHGLVKNDEDLK; encoded by the coding sequence ATGGATGAATCAAAAGAAAAAGCGATTTTAATGGCTGCTGTTCATGAGTTTGCTGTTAAAGGTTTCGATCAGGCTTCAACCAATCAGATGGCCAGGTCAGCCGGCGTTTCCAAAGGACTGATTTTTCATTACTTTGAGTCTAAGGAGAAGCTCTTTGAGGCCAGTGTGGATTACGCGCTTAAATTCACGCTGAAGGAACTGGATTATGAAAACTGGCATCTGACGAAGCACGTCATTGCGGATATTAAGCAGATCTGTGAGACGGAATTCCGCTTTTACAAAACCTATCCGGATATTTACCGGTTCATTCTGAGTGCACTGATCAGGCCCCCGAAGACCCTGTCAGAGAAAATGAAAAAGTTGTTCAGAGAACTGATGGATACCACGCCGGCGTTTGTTGAGCAGACCATTGACCGGCTTGACCTCAAAGAAGGTGTCGACAGAGAGGTATTAAAAGCCGTGCTTGTATCTCATTACGAATATTATGCAAAAGAAACTTTGGGCTATTTTAAAACTCATCCGGGAGCTACTTTTGAAGAGATCATGCCGTATGTCGATAAGCTGCTGGCCATGCTGACGATGAGCCTGCACGGACTGGTGAAGAATGATGAAGATCTAAAATGA
- a CDS encoding ABC transporter ATP-binding protein, whose amino-acid sequence MKSVIELNHISKYFGKFAAVKNVSFQVHEGEFFGFIGPNGAGKSTTMNMILNFIKTSEGSVRVFGQPMPAANRLVKKRIGYAPSDVRFYPQLRVHDLIRYTLDFHHLAEDRQELDRYCDLFQVDLNKKFGELSLGNKKKVAVICALIHHPELLILDEPTNGLDPLIHSRLFRLLKEKQKAGVTVFLSSHNLKEVEDYCTKIAFIKAGHLIGVEDLTQMNKKIKIITLKGDRLPVDEMKAIGAELIKKEGHEAHFIYEKGLDRLFATLAALSVNLDDVTVTNRDLEEQFMSMYENQEAERV is encoded by the coding sequence ATGAAATCGGTCATTGAACTGAATCATATCAGTAAGTATTTTGGAAAATTTGCTGCCGTTAAAAATGTATCCTTTCAGGTTCATGAGGGTGAATTTTTCGGATTTATCGGACCAAATGGTGCCGGGAAGTCGACAACGATGAACATGATCCTCAATTTCATCAAGACAAGTGAAGGCAGTGTCAGGGTATTCGGGCAGCCGATGCCGGCCGCAAACCGTCTGGTTAAAAAACGGATTGGCTATGCACCAAGTGATGTACGATTTTATCCGCAGCTCAGGGTGCACGACCTGATCCGCTATACGCTCGACTTCCACCACCTGGCAGAGGACCGGCAGGAACTCGACCGTTACTGCGATCTGTTTCAGGTTGATCTGAATAAAAAATTCGGCGAACTTTCGCTTGGCAATAAGAAGAAGGTGGCTGTGATCTGTGCCCTGATTCATCATCCCGAATTGCTGATCCTGGACGAACCGACGAATGGACTTGATCCGCTGATCCATTCCAGACTGTTTCGACTCCTGAAGGAAAAGCAGAAAGCAGGTGTGACGGTCTTTCTGTCCAGCCACAACCTGAAAGAAGTTGAGGATTATTGCACCAAAATTGCTTTTATCAAGGCGGGACATCTGATCGGGGTTGAAGACCTGACACAAATGAATAAGAAGATCAAGATCATTACTCTGAAAGGGGACCGTCTGCCTGTGGATGAGATGAAAGCGATCGGAGCTGAACTGATTAAAAAAGAGGGACACGAAGCGCATTTTATTTATGAGAAAGGGCTGGACCGGCTTTTTGCCACACTGGCAGCGCTGTCCGTCAATCTCGATGATGTGACGGTAACCAACCGCGATCTCGAGGAACAATTTATGTCTATGTATGAAAATCAGGAGGCGGAACGTGTATGA
- the cynS gene encoding cyanase, producing the protein MAYSSVTELILEAKEKKHLSFAQIAETAGCSEVFCTAAIYGQQTLNPEQAKAVTDLLDLPEEAERDLKSIPYRGMNFSSPPTDPTIYRLYEIVLVYGDAIKALIHEKFGDGIMSAIDFKMDLDKKEDPHGDRVVITLNGKFLKYKTF; encoded by the coding sequence ATGGCCTATTCTTCAGTAACAGAACTTATCCTGGAAGCAAAAGAAAAGAAACATCTGAGCTTCGCGCAGATTGCGGAAACGGCCGGCTGTTCGGAGGTCTTTTGCACTGCCGCTATTTACGGTCAGCAAACGCTGAACCCCGAGCAGGCAAAAGCGGTTACCGATCTGCTGGATCTGCCGGAAGAAGCTGAGCGGGATTTAAAGTCCATACCTTATCGTGGCATGAATTTTTCTTCCCCTCCGACCGACCCGACCATTTACCGGCTGTATGAAATTGTTCTCGTTTATGGTGATGCCATCAAAGCGCTGATTCACGAAAAGTTTGGTGACGGAATCATGAGCGCCATTGATTTCAAAATGGATCTGGACAAAAAAGAAGATCCGCATGGCGACCGCGTGGTGATTACGTTAAATGGTAAATTCCTGAAGTATAAAACATTCTGA
- a CDS encoding cation-transporting P-type ATPase, with product MRTDQKASHDEQISIQRAQTKDVFGLLGTRSDGRRADELEGLRSKYGTNKITETKKESTFIKFVKNFISLMAILLWVGGAVAFFAGTPELGFAIWLVNIINGLFSFFQENKASKATEALKNMLPSYTRVIRDGQEQKILAEELVPGDIMLVEEGDRISADARLVASTDLQINQAALTGESNPVRKNAEPVSDPDVSRLEFKDMIFTGTTVSSGSGKAVVTKIGMATEFGKIAGLTQSMDEDMSPMQKELNKLTRQISVIAISIGIFFFIAAVLFVDEPMAQAFIFSLGMIVAFIPEGLLPTVTLSLAMGVQRMAKEHALVKKLSSVETLGSTSVICSDKTGTLTQNEMTVNDIWLPGQELKVTGSGYAPKGSVLDQGRKVSANENFDLKLLLSAASLCSNARILPPDKQHTRYTVLGDPTEACLGVAAQKAGLTLKDIETEAPRIRELPFDSTRKRMTTIHQLKSPLDGSSRIACVKGAPKETVESCSQIRVHGKVRSITDDDRQKIMAANDRYARNGLRVLAVAYRGLDHAEGLPAALSAYTPELIEKQMTFTGLVVMVDPPRVEVAAAVKKCHEASIRIIMITGDYGLTAESIARRIGIVQGDHPRVVTGIELGKMSDEQLKDALSDEVIFARVAPEQKYRVVTNLQEMNNVVAVTGDGVNDAPALKKADIGVAMGMTGTDVAKESADMILTDDNFASIVHAVEEGRAVFNNIRKFLLYIFNSNTSEAVPSAAFLFSRGGIPLPLTVMQILSIDLGTDMVPALGLGTELPEKGIMNRPPRKMNDSLLNRRILVKAFLWYGMIEAIIAMAAYFFVNLMHSGSLFQLADSGQIYREATTMTLGAIIFCQIGAVINCRTESQSIFSLNPFGNRLINIGIVTEIVLLCLLSYVPFLHGLFNTAPLSWADWLFLILCPIPVVALEEARKAWIRRKDLRRSSE from the coding sequence ATGCGCACAGATCAAAAAGCAAGTCATGATGAGCAAATCAGCATCCAGAGAGCCCAGACGAAAGATGTGTTTGGCCTTCTGGGAACCCGTTCCGACGGGCGTCGCGCGGATGAACTGGAAGGATTAAGAAGCAAATACGGCACCAATAAAATCACAGAGACAAAAAAAGAATCGACTTTTATTAAATTTGTGAAAAATTTCATAAGTTTAATGGCCATTCTGCTGTGGGTTGGCGGTGCCGTCGCCTTCTTCGCCGGAACGCCTGAGCTGGGGTTTGCCATATGGCTCGTCAATATCATCAACGGCCTTTTCAGCTTCTTTCAGGAAAACAAGGCCAGCAAAGCCACAGAGGCACTGAAAAACATGCTGCCCTCTTACACCAGAGTCATCCGTGACGGCCAGGAGCAGAAGATTCTTGCAGAAGAACTGGTGCCGGGTGATATCATGCTGGTGGAAGAAGGCGATCGCATCTCAGCTGATGCACGTCTGGTGGCTTCTACCGATTTACAGATTAATCAGGCCGCACTGACCGGGGAATCGAATCCGGTGAGAAAAAATGCGGAACCGGTCAGTGATCCGGATGTCTCCCGACTTGAATTTAAAGATATGATCTTTACCGGTACCACCGTATCGAGCGGAAGCGGTAAAGCTGTTGTGACCAAAATTGGCATGGCGACCGAATTCGGTAAAATTGCCGGGCTCACCCAATCAATGGATGAAGACATGAGCCCGATGCAAAAAGAACTGAACAAATTGACCCGGCAAATCTCCGTTATCGCCATTTCAATCGGCATCTTCTTCTTTATCGCAGCTGTCCTGTTTGTTGATGAACCGATGGCACAGGCCTTCATCTTTTCACTGGGGATGATTGTCGCCTTTATTCCTGAAGGGCTGCTGCCGACCGTAACGCTTTCCCTGGCCATGGGCGTTCAGCGGATGGCAAAAGAGCACGCCCTGGTCAAGAAGCTGTCCTCTGTGGAAACGCTTGGCTCGACATCTGTGATCTGTTCGGACAAGACAGGTACATTAACGCAGAACGAAATGACGGTGAATGATATCTGGCTGCCCGGTCAGGAATTGAAGGTCACCGGCTCCGGATACGCCCCGAAAGGATCGGTACTTGATCAGGGCCGGAAGGTTTCCGCAAATGAAAACTTCGATCTGAAACTACTCTTATCAGCCGCATCACTTTGCAGTAATGCCCGGATACTCCCGCCCGATAAGCAGCATACGCGTTACACCGTCCTGGGGGATCCGACAGAAGCCTGTCTGGGCGTGGCCGCACAAAAGGCCGGACTCACTCTGAAGGATATTGAGACTGAGGCTCCGCGAATCAGGGAACTTCCTTTTGATTCGACCCGTAAGCGGATGACGACGATCCATCAGTTAAAATCACCACTGGACGGCTCCAGTCGTATCGCCTGCGTGAAAGGAGCTCCTAAGGAAACTGTGGAATCCTGCAGTCAGATACGCGTCCACGGCAAGGTTCGCTCTATAACAGATGACGACCGTCAGAAGATCATGGCGGCAAATGATCGATATGCCCGCAATGGACTGCGGGTCCTGGCTGTGGCATACCGGGGACTGGACCACGCAGAAGGTCTTCCTGCAGCCCTGAGCGCATACACACCTGAACTGATTGAAAAGCAAATGACATTTACAGGCCTCGTCGTGATGGTCGATCCGCCACGGGTTGAAGTCGCTGCAGCGGTTAAAAAATGTCACGAAGCCAGCATCCGTATCATCATGATTACAGGCGATTATGGACTGACGGCAGAAAGCATCGCCAGGCGGATCGGGATTGTCCAGGGAGATCACCCGAGAGTGGTAACGGGTATCGAACTCGGAAAAATGTCTGATGAGCAGCTGAAAGACGCACTGTCAGATGAAGTGATTTTTGCCCGCGTGGCTCCGGAACAGAAATATCGTGTCGTCACAAATCTTCAGGAAATGAATAATGTTGTTGCGGTAACCGGAGATGGAGTCAATGATGCACCTGCATTGAAAAAGGCCGACATTGGCGTAGCAATGGGGATGACCGGAACCGATGTTGCCAAAGAATCAGCAGATATGATTCTGACAGATGATAATTTTGCTTCCATTGTCCACGCCGTTGAGGAAGGACGGGCGGTCTTCAACAACATCCGGAAGTTCCTCCTGTATATCTTCAACAGTAACACGTCTGAAGCCGTTCCTTCGGCTGCTTTCCTGTTCTCACGGGGAGGCATCCCCCTGCCCCTGACTGTCATGCAGATTTTATCCATCGACCTTGGAACAGATATGGTACCAGCTCTGGGTCTTGGAACTGAATTACCGGAGAAGGGCATTATGAATCGTCCCCCTCGAAAGATGAACGATTCACTGCTGAACAGGCGCATTCTGGTCAAAGCCTTCCTGTGGTATGGAATGATTGAAGCGATCATTGCCATGGCCGCCTATTTCTTCGTCAACCTGATGCACAGCGGCTCATTATTCCAGTTAGCAGATTCCGGGCAGATCTATCGCGAGGCAACAACAATGACGCTTGGCGCGATTATTTTCTGCCAGATCGGTGCGGTCATCAACTGCAGAACCGAATCTCAGTCTATTTTTTCATTAAACCCGTTCGGTAACCGGCTGATCAATATCGGGATTGTGACTGAAATCGTTCTATTGTGTCTTTTATCGTACGTTCCCTTTTTACACGGGTTATTTAATACGGCTCCGCTCAGTTGGGCAGACTGGCTGTTCCTGATTCTCTGTCCGATTCCTGTTGTGGCACTGGAAGAAGCCCGCAAGGCATGGATTCGAAGAAAAGATTTAAGGAGGTCATCTGAATGA
- a CDS encoding GNAT family N-acetyltransferase, with product MIRYEELTEKDAAIYRKLRLEALLKNPKAFASEYAIEKDLSVADYAGRLSRGHAITVGAFDADQLVGVVTLVKETLPKMQHRATLEAVYVTPNYRRMGISRKMIEKLMEIAREEGIVKKFYLYVMVANERAIQAYKNMGFEIYGEDREAMREGDAYVDEYMMARFI from the coding sequence GTGATACGATATGAAGAACTGACAGAAAAAGATGCGGCGATTTACCGGAAACTGAGGCTGGAAGCCCTGCTGAAGAATCCGAAGGCTTTTGCATCGGAATATGCGATTGAGAAGGATTTATCTGTAGCCGATTATGCCGGGCGGCTTTCCCGAGGACATGCGATCACGGTCGGGGCGTTCGATGCAGACCAGCTGGTCGGAGTCGTGACGCTGGTTAAGGAAACATTGCCTAAAATGCAGCACAGGGCAACCCTCGAAGCAGTCTATGTCACACCCAATTACCGAAGAATGGGGATCTCCCGGAAGATGATCGAAAAATTAATGGAAATTGCCCGTGAAGAAGGCATCGTAAAAAAATTCTACCTCTACGTGATGGTCGCCAATGAAAGGGCCATCCAGGCCTATAAAAATATGGGATTTGAAATCTATGGAGAAGACAGGGAAGCCATGAGAGAAGGCGATGCATACGTGGATGAATATATGATGGCGCGGTTTATTTAG
- a CDS encoding malate:quinone oxidoreductase — MRKEIMSIQKKTDVILIGAGIMSATLGSLLKALSPDWNIKVFEKLDKAGQESSNEWNNAGTGHSALCELNYTPEKPDGSVDIRKAITINERFQLSRQFWSYLVRNDLLRHPQNFIRPIPHMSFVTGQQNVSFLKKRFQALSGHPLFKGMAFSEDPAQLEEWIPLIMNGRSSREPVAATKMESGTDVNFGALTRMLIDHLEKENVEVSYRHRVENIQRSGGQWKVRVRDLASGYNEVHTAKFVFIGGGGGSLPLLQKTGIPESRHIGGFPVSGLFMVCKNPQVIAQHHAKVYGKAKIGAPPMSVPHLDTRYIAGKQTLLFGPFAGFSPKFLKSGSNCDLLRSVRPDNVLTMLAAGVKQRKLTRYLIQQLLLSQEKRVDALREFIPAANGADWNLVTAGQRVQVIKDTASGGKGTLQFGTEVVTGSDGSIAALLGASPGASTAVYVMLDVLNRCFSQKMAEWTPKIKEMIPSYGLSLAEHPALLDEIHASTAQVLNIK; from the coding sequence ATGAGGAAAGAGATCATGAGTATTCAGAAGAAAACAGACGTCATCTTAATCGGTGCGGGAATTATGAGTGCCACTTTGGGATCATTGTTGAAAGCGCTATCACCCGATTGGAATATCAAAGTATTTGAGAAACTTGACAAAGCAGGTCAGGAAAGTTCTAATGAGTGGAATAATGCCGGTACCGGGCACTCCGCTTTGTGTGAACTGAACTATACACCTGAGAAACCGGATGGTTCGGTCGATATTCGTAAAGCGATCACGATTAATGAGCGGTTTCAACTTTCAAGACAATTCTGGTCTTATCTCGTCAGAAACGATTTGTTACGGCATCCACAGAACTTTATTCGTCCAATCCCTCATATGAGTTTTGTTACTGGACAGCAAAATGTTTCTTTTTTGAAAAAAAGATTTCAGGCGCTCTCCGGTCATCCCCTTTTTAAGGGAATGGCGTTTTCCGAAGATCCGGCTCAGCTGGAAGAATGGATTCCATTGATTATGAACGGACGGTCATCACGGGAACCGGTAGCAGCAACGAAAATGGAATCAGGCACGGATGTGAATTTTGGAGCGCTGACACGCATGCTGATTGATCATCTGGAAAAAGAGAACGTCGAAGTCAGTTACAGGCATCGCGTTGAAAACATCCAGCGTTCAGGCGGACAGTGGAAAGTCAGGGTGCGCGATCTGGCCAGTGGGTATAATGAAGTCCATACAGCGAAATTCGTCTTTATCGGTGGCGGTGGCGGGAGCCTGCCTCTCTTGCAGAAAACAGGCATTCCCGAATCCAGACACATTGGTGGATTTCCGGTCAGCGGACTGTTTATGGTATGTAAAAATCCGCAGGTCATTGCTCAGCATCATGCGAAAGTGTACGGGAAGGCGAAAATCGGTGCTCCCCCCATGTCGGTGCCCCATCTGGATACCCGGTATATTGCCGGTAAACAGACTCTTCTGTTCGGACCTTTTGCCGGATTCTCACCGAAATTTCTGAAATCCGGATCAAATTGTGATCTTCTCCGTTCTGTCAGACCGGATAATGTGCTGACGATGCTGGCCGCGGGGGTCAAACAGAGAAAACTGACCCGGTATCTGATCCAGCAGCTGCTCTTATCGCAGGAGAAACGGGTGGATGCCCTGCGCGAGTTTATTCCGGCGGCAAACGGCGCGGACTGGAATCTGGTGACGGCCGGACAACGTGTACAGGTGATCAAAGACACCGCTTCCGGAGGCAAAGGAACCCTTCAATTCGGCACAGAAGTCGTGACGGGCTCAGACGGCTCGATTGCCGCATTGCTTGGCGCTTCACCCGGCGCATCAACTGCCGTTTACGTGATGTTGGATGTCCTGAACCGGTGTTTTTCGCAGAAGATGGCGGAGTGGACACCGAAAATTAAGGAAATGATTCCTTCTTACGGGTTGTCTCTGGCTGAACATCCGGCGCTTCTGGATGAAATTCATGCCTCCACGGCGCAGGTCCTCAACATTAAATAA
- a CDS encoding ABC transporter permease subunit produces MTLFRLESKTHIKSLLIWVIVVVALIFGMMALFPSMRDSMASFDMSAFPKEMLEAFNLSDMAVLGTAEGFFGYYFQYILIASAIFAAMLGTNALAREESDGTIGYLYAQPISRASIVSSKILANVLVYTLYWVITVVASFLICLLFLEEGASASEVFKDFSVLLFAGEVMGLTFLSVGILISSLLASSKSTTSISLALVFLTYILGIVGRLQADYEFLVYFSPVDTALPSNVFNHGIEWKYVITDLIVLAVCFLATYWIYRRKDLKA; encoded by the coding sequence ATGACACTTTTCAGACTCGAAAGTAAAACACATATCAAAAGTCTGTTGATCTGGGTGATTGTGGTTGTTGCGCTGATCTTCGGTATGATGGCACTTTTTCCTTCGATGCGTGACAGCATGGCCTCATTTGATATGAGCGCTTTCCCGAAAGAGATGCTGGAAGCTTTCAATTTGTCTGATATGGCGGTTCTGGGGACAGCGGAAGGCTTTTTCGGTTACTATTTTCAGTATATCCTGATCGCTTCAGCTATTTTTGCCGCGATGCTGGGTACGAACGCACTGGCAAGGGAAGAATCGGACGGAACGATCGGTTATCTGTATGCGCAGCCGATATCCCGGGCGTCTATTGTCTCATCGAAAATTCTGGCGAACGTGCTTGTTTATACATTATACTGGGTGATCACGGTCGTCGCCTCTTTTCTGATCTGCCTGCTGTTCCTTGAGGAAGGTGCTTCGGCATCGGAAGTGTTTAAGGATTTTTCCGTTCTGCTGTTTGCCGGGGAAGTGATGGGTCTGACTTTTCTCAGCGTGGGCATCCTGATTTCTTCACTGCTTGCATCGAGTAAGTCGACGACATCGATTTCGCTGGCGCTGGTATTTTTAACCTATATTCTCGGAATTGTCGGCAGGCTCCAGGCTGACTATGAGTTCCTCGTCTATTTCTCGCCGGTGGACACCGCGCTTCCGAGTAATGTATTCAATCACGGCATTGAATGGAAATATGTGATTACCGATCTGATTGTGCTTGCCGTCTGCTTTCTTGCGACATACTGGATTTACAGGAGGAAGGATTTGAAGGCCTAA